The following proteins are co-located in the Portunus trituberculatus isolate SZX2019 chromosome 16, ASM1759143v1, whole genome shotgun sequence genome:
- the LOC123504419 gene encoding proclotting enzyme-like has protein sequence MRKRSRMLGVYPRRSSGSRCRLLLFHLILQKYEKRVMVQTPETLHVPRCGESPCRGGGAFTVVGSTTFSDGSTFNTPCTRVKSLCYENYKYNGLLISYFPFRKISNCFHFHYHRLHHYHYLHHHHHHHHHHHHHHHIASPSFYYYYYYYYYYYYYYYYYYYYKIIILLLLFLQLLLLLLLLLLILLLLHLLLLSLLLLFLLFLLLLLQLLLFSVDCLCGVENGVRIVGGSEVSPQNKYPWMVGLKITGDTVYGCGGSIITDRHVLTAAHCFFYPDTKLLIPARLFLVGIADHNQLSTDDDVDGATRLVAIQKYEVFSSYDPYGYDFDIAIITLKDALNFKLQQIGPICLPSNNKSTYAGVKNATAVGWGLTMESGTELSDVLMEVQVPIIDQASCASNVDGLTDNMICAGFNKGGKDSCVGDSGGPLSVVEDGRHILVGATSFGEGCARPLNPGVYTRVSQFLSWISEHTQTGNYCP, from the exons atgaggaagagatcaaggaTGTTGGGCGTGtatccaagacg CTCCAGCGGCAGCCGTtgtcgtctcctcctcttccacctcataCTCCAGAAATATGAAAAGCGCGTGATGGTCCAGACTCCAGAGACACTGCATGTTCCCCGCTGTGGGGAGTCACCTTGTCGTGGTGGCGGGGCTTTTACCGTGGTCGGCAGTACCACCTTTTCTGATGGCTC TACCTTTAATACACCATGCACCAGGGTCAAGAGTCTTTGTtatgaaaattacaaatataatGGTTTGCTCATaagttattttcctttcagGAAAATTAGCAATTGCTTTCATTTCCACTATCACCGtcttcatcactaccactatctccatcaccaccaccatcaccatcaccatcaccatcaccaccaccacatcgcctccccctccttctactactactactactactactactactactactactactactactactactactactataaaataATCATTCTCCTATTATTATTCCtacaactgctattactactactactgttattgctgaTTCTCCTATTACTACACCTCCTACTTCTctcactactactcctattcctactattcctacttctactactacaactactacttttttcCGTAGATTGCCTTTGTGGCGTTGAGAATGGAGTTCGTATCGTTGGgggttctgaggtgtctccccAAAATAAATACCCGTGGATGGTAGGTCTGAAAATTACTGGTGATACAGTTTACGGATGTGGAGGAAGCATTATAACTGACCGACACGTCCTCACCGCCGCCCACTGCTTTTTCTATCCAGATACCAAACTCCTGATTCCCGCTAGATTATTTTTGGTGGGCATCGCAGATCACAACCAGTTATCTACGGATGACGATGTGGATGGTGCTACCCGTCTCGTTGCAATTCAAAAATATGAAGTTTTCAGTAGTTATGATCCATATGGCTATGATTTTGATATAGCAATAATTACACTCAAGGATGCATTGAATTTTAAATTGCAACAAATAGGCCCCATTTGTCTCCCTAGTAACAACAAGAGCACATACGCAGGAGTTAAAAACGCTACTGCTGTTGGCTGGGGCCTTACAATGGAATCTGGAACTGAGCTGTCAGATGTTCTGATGGAAGTTCAGGTTCCCATCATCGACCAGGCTTCGTGTGCAAGTAATGTCGATGGTTTGACAGACAATATGATTTGTGCTGGTTtcaataaaggagggaaagactcCTGTGTAGGTGACTCTGGAGGACCCTTGTCCGTAGTGGAGGATGGGCGTCACATCCTGGTCGGTGCAACTTCCTTCGGTGAAGGATGTGCTCGGCCCCTTAATCCTGGAGTGTATACTAGAGTTAGCCAATTTCTCTCCTGGATAAGTGAGCATACACAGACTGGTAATTATTGTCCctaa